ACGTCATCGACAAACGCCGGTTTGCGTCCCTCGTAATGATGACCGACAAACTGAATCGCCCATCCCAGCACAAACATCCCGATGCCGCTGGCCAGCCAAACCAGCGTACTTTGCTGTGCGAGAACCTGACCCGCCCAAATGCACAGACCGAGCAACACGGTCATCAACACCCCAAGACGCACCTCCAGGCGCAGGTAAAACCACGCCGATGCCATCGCGACCAGCACCGCCGGCGAAACCCAGCCTGCGCCCCATTGCGGCCGCGACAGCAATACCGCGACCGCCACTACAATCAGCGGGATACCGATAAAGTGGCTGGCGATATTGCGCGGGTCACGGTGGTAGGCGGCGTATTGACTGAGATGGTCAACGAGGCTTTTCATTGTTATTCCTCCTGTAGGGTGATGGATGATGCGCCGGGTTTCATCTCTCGCTCTGTCAGCCAGGCGACAATCTCCAGGAGTTTTCATGGACATGCAGGTTTGGCGTTCGCGCCTGGATACGGGGCAGTGGTTCAGTCATTTACCTGTTCCCTTACAGGATAGTCTGCTGGCTGCGGCCCGAATTCGGCGCCTGCCGTCGGGGCAACTGCTGTTCAAACGCGGTGATCCGCCGTGCGGGCTGTATGCAGTGCTCGAAGGTTCGGTGCGCATCGGCGCGGTGAGCGAGCAGGGCAAGGAGGCGCTGCTGAGCCTGGTGGAAGCGCCGCACTGGTTCGGCGAAATCTGCCTGTTCGATGGCCAGCCGAGAACCCACGATGCCTACGCCGTTGGCCAGTGCACCCTGTTGCACATCCCGCAGGCGACGCTACTGAAGTTGCTCGACCAACAACCGGAATACTGGCGGCAACTGGCGTTGCTGATGAGTCACAAACTGCGCCTGACCTTCATCAACCTCGAACAGCTAAGCCTGATGCCAGCCCCGGCGCGCCTGGCCCATCGCTTGCTGATGATCGCCGAGGGTTACGGCGAAATCGATCCTCCGCGCCGTGTTCTGCAACTGCCTCAGGAGCAATTGGCGTCGATGTTGTCGCTGTCGCGCCAGACCACTAATCAGATTCTCAAGGATTTGCAGGGGCAGGGGATTCTGAATCTCAGGTATGGCGAGATCGAGATTCTGGATGCGGAGCGGTTGCGGGCGTTGGCGGGGATTTGAAAAAACATCACAGCCCTCTGTAGGCGCTGCCGAAGGCTGCGATCTTTCAAACCGCCACGGTATTGGTGGGCTTTATCCGCCAACGCGCCTAGCCTGTGACGACGATAATCGAGGTGTGCCATGCGTGTATTGCTAGTGGAAGACGAATCCGAGACCGCCAGCCTCCTGGCCAAAGGCCTGAGCGAGGCGAGTTACGCGGTGGATGTGGCGCTCAATGGCATGGACGGCCGGCGCTTTATCGAATCCGGCGAATACGAACTGATCATCCTCGACGTGATGCTGCCGGGGCTCAACGGCTGGCAGTTGCTGCAGCAGATCCGCAAGCTCGGCGACACGCCCGTGCTGCTCCTCACCACCAAGGACGGCATCGAAGATCGCCTGCGCGGGCTGGAATTGCATGAGGATGATTACCTGCTCAAGCCGTTTGCCGTCAGTGAACTGGTGAAGCGGGTGCGCAAGCTGTTGCGGCGGGATCGCGGTCGATAGCGGTTTCAGTGGTGTTTGAGAAATTGCTATCGCGGGCAAGCCCGCTCCCACAGTGGTTCTGGGTGAATCACAGTGTTGTGAGCAACCGAAACCCCTGTGGGAGCGAGGCTTGCCCGCGAAGAGGCCGGAACATACAAAATACCTCTCGGATCTGTCACCCCAACCCATCCCGAAATTGCCCCGGCGTCATCCCGGTCCAGCGTTTGAACGCACGACTGAAGCTGCTGGTGTCGGCGAATCCCAGCAGATAACTGATCTCACCCAACGAGCACAGCGGATCGCGCAGGTGCAGCAGCGCCAGGTTTTCCCGGCTTTCGTTGAGCAGCGTATCGAATCGACAACCCTCGTCCGCCAAGTGCCGTTGCAGGCTGCGCAGACTCAAGTGCAGCGCATGGGCGATGCATTCGGCCGACGGCTCGCCTTCGGGTAATTGCTCTTCAATGGCGTCGCGAACCTTGCGCTCCCAGGTCAGGGGTTTGAGTTGCGCCAGGGTGCGTTTGAGCACGGTTTCGTTGTGCTCGGCGAGTTCCGGGTTGGCGTCGTCCAGGTGACTCTCGAAGTCCAGCAGGGCGAACTCCAGTCGGTCTTCATCGGCGTTGAAATACACCGGTGAGCGGAACACTTTGTGCCATTGATGCGGGTCGGCAGGTTCCGGACGGCGCAGATAAACCGCCAGCGGGGCGTAGTCACGGCCCAGGCGATTGCGGCAAGTGCGCACGTAAATCGCCGCGAAGGCATCGATGGCCTCGAAGGCTGGCGCGGGGTTGCCTTGGGGGATTTTCAGGCGGAAGCGGTAGCGATCCTCGGTGCGGATCAACTCCAGATCCAGTGCGTTGCTGACCACTTGGTGATAACGCACGATGCGCTCGAACACCTCCCGCAGGCTGCCGCTGGCCACCAACGCATAACCCAGCGCATGAAACGTGGTGGGGCTGACGAAACGCGACACCCGCAAGCCAATCGCCGGATCGCCGCTGACCTGAACCGCGATTTGCCACAGGCGGGTGGTAGCGGATAACGGGTAACGGGCGTTCGGGTCGTCCATCAACTGCGGGTCGAGCCCCGCCTGTTGGCACAGGGCGGTGCTGTCGAGCCCCAGCGCATCGAGCTGCTTGCGCAGGGCGCGGGTCCAGCTGGCGAGTGAGGTCGGTTCAGTCATGTTGGCGCGTCCGGTCAACAGGTTGGCGTTCACGGCTACCGCTCTGTAAAGCATGGCAAGGCAGGATGCGAACATCAATAACCAGAGGATGGAAGCATGGACGGTACTTCTGCAAGTCCCCAGCGACTGAATGCAGCACAGCGATCAGCGCATATTCGCGAGGTGGTATTGGCCAAGGGCGTCGAACTGCGTCAGCGCTACCCGATTCTCAACCATCAGGACGCCTTGGGCGCGGGCATTCTGGCCTTCGCGTTGGTCGGGATGATCGGTTCGGCAGCGCTGTACATCACCGGGTACATGACCTGGTGGGTATGCCTGTTGCTCAACGCGTTTTTCGCCTCGCTGACCCATGAACTGGAGCATGACCTGATCCATAGCATGTATTTCCGCAAACAGCGGGTGCCGCACAACCTGATGATGGGCCTGGTGTGGCTGGCGCGGCCGAGCACCATTAATCCATGGGTCCGCCGCCATTTGCACCTCAACCATCACAAGGTGTCCGGCACCGAAGCCGACATGGAAGAGCGGGCGATCACCAACGGTGAGCCCTGGGGCATCGCGCGGCTGTTGATGGTCGGCGACAACGTGATGTCGGCGTTTATCCGCATGCTGCGGGTCAATACCCGGGCGCACAAGTTCAGCATCATCAAGCGTTCTCTGAAAGTCTATGCGCCACTGGCACTGGTGCATTGGGGGGCGTGGTACGTGTTTCTCGGTTTTCACGCCGCCAATGGCATTGCGCATCTGTTGGGTGCGCCTATCGAATGGACGGCGACTACATTGGCGGTGATGCAAGTGATCGACATCGCTGCCGTGGTGATCATCGGCCCTAACGTGTTGCGCACGTTCTGTCTGCACTTTGTCAGCTCGAACATGCACTACTACGGTGACGTGGAGCCGGGCAATGTGATCCAGCAAACGCAGGTGTTGAACCCTTGGTGGATGTGGCCGTTGCAAGCATTCTGCTTCAACTTTGGCAGCAGCCACGGGGTCCATCACTTTGTGGTGAAGGAGCCGTTTTACATCCGTCAGATGACCGTCCCGGTGGCGCATAAGGTAATGCGCGAGATGGGGGTGCGGTTCAATGATTTCGGGACGTTCGGACGGGCGAACCGGTTTGTGCGCAAGGAATCCGTAGGGGCGCAGGAGGTGCGTGCCGCTCGGGTTTGAGAGAAGTGCCCGGAAACTCAGAGGACGCTGGTCATAAATTTGACCCAAAGGAACGTTACGTTGTGTCGCAAGCAGCGGTGGCTTGAGTGCATCGCAATGATTGGTATATGCGTTTTTGACCTAATAAAGTAATTAAATATTCCTTTATTAGATAACCGTTTCAGCCAATCATTCACATCCCCGCGATGTGGTTCGCGCTAACAGATTTTGAGTTTCCGGGGCCGTCTCCTTGGCAGGGTGCGGCCCCTTTTTTATTCCTGGCAAACACCAAACCCTGTGGGAGCGAGCCTGCTCGCGATGGCGTCGTCACATCCAACATGGATGGTGACTGATCTACCGCTATCGCGAGCAGGCTCGCCCCCACAGGAATCGGTTTTATATTCGATATAGGTCTTAATAAATAGCTTCTTATTCCTTAACGAATATAACTCTCCTCCCTATACTCGGTCACGAACAGACACGCAGCAGGAGAGCTCCCCCATGCGCAACGAATCAATTCGCTACCTGATTGTGCCGGGCTGGCAAGGATCGCCAGAAGATCATTGGCAAACCCATTGGCAGAACAGCCTGCCAAACAGTGCGCGGGTGGAGCAGGCCGACTGGCTGACGCCTCGTCGTGAGGACTGGGTCGCGGCACTGGCCGAAGCGATTGCCGCCGACAGTACGCCAGTGATTCTGATCGCCCACAGCCTGGGCTGCATCACCGTCGCCCATTGGGCGGCCACGGCACCATTGCCATTTTTGCGTCAGGTACGCGGCGCGTTACTGGTCGCGCCAGCGGACGTCGAGCGCCCGGCTTGCGCGCCGGCCCTGCGCAACTTCGCACCGATCCCGACCTATTTGCTGCCATTCCCGAGCCAGGTCGTCAGCTCCGACAACGACAGCGCCGTGAGCGCGCCACGAGCGCTTGAACTGGCGCGTCAGTGGGGCGCCGAGGCGGGGATTTTATCGGGTGCCGGGCACATCAACGTGAAGTCCGGTCACCAGCGCTGGGAGCAGGGCTTTGCGTACCTCTATCGTCTGCAAAACCGCATGGAACAGCACGCCCTGCGCCGTGCTTGAACCATTATTTTATTGAACGCCCCCCGTCTCCCCGGCGGTTTTGGGCGGGAGTCTGCCATGAGCTTGCATGAAACATTCGGTCAGCCGCTGCTGACCTTTCCCGATGCGGAAAAAAGCCCGCTGAGCATTCGCGCCAAGGCGTTGGTGTTCGTCGATCCGCGTTCCCGACAGTTGCGCCAGGAGCTGGAGCAACTGGCGCCACGTTCGATTTCGGTATTGATCCGCGGTGAAACCGGCAGCGGTAAAGAGCTGCTGGCGCGACACATCCATCGTGCCAGTGACCGTGGTGGATTGTTCGTGTCAGTCAATTGCGGGGCGATCAGCCCGACCTACGCCGATGCTGAACTTTTCGGCTATGCCGCCGGCAGTTACAGCGGCTCGGCCAGCAGTCGCGCTGGCTGGTTTGGTTCGGCCAATGGCGGCACGCTCTATCTGGACGAGATTGGCGACCTGCCGCTGCCGATCCAGATCAAGTTGCTCGCCGCCCTGGAAAACCACGAAGTCACCCGCGTCGGCGCTCAGCAGCCAAGCCCGGTGGACGTGCGTCTGGTGGCCGCCACCAGCATTGATCTGGCCCAGGCGGTGGCTGCCGGGAAATTCCATGAGCGGCTTTATCACTACCTCAGCGAAGGCCAACTCGAACTGCCGGCCTTGCGCGAACGGGTGGGCGATATCTTGTCGCTGGCCGAATACTTCCTCGGCATCTACAGCCAACGCCTCGACCTTCCGGTGCCATTGATCAGCGACGCCGCGCAGCATCTGCTGGAGCAGCACAGTTGGCCGGGCAACACCCGGGAACTGGAGAACGTCATTCACTTTGCGCTGCTGGTGAGTACCGGCGACGAGATTTTGCCGGAGCATTTGAATCTGCCCGAGGCGAGTGTGTCGCTGGTGACGATCGAGCAGCAACTCAAACAAATTCTCGGCAACGGTTCCGCCGCCGAGAAAGACGCCTTGAAAAAACTGCTCAAAGCCACCGGGCTTTTGTAGGAGCGAAGCTTGCTCGCGAAAGCGGTGTGCCAGGCAACATTAATGTCGATTGAGACTCCCACTTCGCGGGCAAGCCTCGCTCCTACAGGGTTTTGCGCGAGTTAGATTTGCATGAACAAAATGGAATATGAAAGTGAATAAAAGATATTGTTCGGGAATAAAAAATCCCGGTATTGTCCGCGTCACGCCAGCGATAGCACTTCAATAGCACTTACAAAAACCACTCGTAATAAACAAGCCGTCGTCGATCACGACCGCGATTTTTCGATAAGGACACTGCATGAAAAAGGTTCTGTTGTTCACCGCATTGGCGGCTGCCCTGACCACGGGCCTGGCCCAGGCTGGCGAAAAACTGGTGGTCGCGGCGACGCCGGTTCCACATGCCGAGATTCTTGAACTGATCAAACCGACCCTTGCCAAAGAAGGCGTGGACCTGGAGATCAAAGTCTTCACCGACTACGTTCAGCCTAACGTGCAGGTCGACCAGAAACATCTGGACGCCAACTACTTCCAGACTCTGCCGTACCTGAAAAACTTCAATGAAGGTAAAGGCACGCACCTGGTGACCGTGATCGGCGTACACGTCGAACCATTTGGCGGCTATTCGAAGAAAGTCAAAAGCCTGGCTGAGCTGAAAGACGGCGCAACCATCGCCATCCCGAACGAAGGCAGCAACAGCGGCCGAGCCCTGATCCTGCTGCAGAAGGCTGGCCTGATCGAGTTAAAAGACCCGAAAAACGCTGTGGCTACCCCGAAAGACATCGCCAAGAACCCGCACAATTTCAAGTTCAGGGAACTGGAATCGGCCATGCTGCCGCGTGTTCTGGACCAGGTCGATCTGGACATGATCAACACCAACTACGCGCTGGATGCGGGCCTGAACCCGGCGAAAGACGCGCTGGTGATCGAAGGCGCCGATTCGCCTTACGTGAACTTCCTGGTGGCTCGTCCAGACAACAAGGACAGCGTTGCCATCCAGAAACTGGCCAAGGCTTTGACCAGTCCTGAAGTGAAAGCATTCATCGCCAAGAAGTACAGCGGCGCGGTACTGCCGGCGTTCTGATTTACCGCAGTCTCGAACCCCTTCAAGGTTTCAACGCCGACGGCTAATACAGCGTCGGCGTTTTTATTGGGGGTGTGTTTCACTTGTGGCGAGGGAGCTTGCTCCCGCTGGGTTGCGAAGCGACCCCAAAACCTGCGCACACGTTGTGTCAGACAAACCGCGTTGGCTGATTTGCGACTGCTACGCAGCCGAGCGGGAGCAAGCTCCCTCGCCACAAGATCAAAAGATCGCAGCCTTCGAGGCTTAGGCCACTCTGGCCTTCAGCGCTTTGCGCAACGCCACCAGCAATTTCATGATGTCCTGCGGATCCAGCCGCTGTGGCACGTTTACGTCAGCCATTTTCTCTTCCTTGTGAAGGTTCGGCCGGGGGAGTCTGGCCAAAAGCTGCACGTGCGTGGAGGGTATTTTGAAAAAAAGATCCTTCCTACAGCACAAAGAAAAATAGTCGTCCTCCACTGCCGCCGCAAATCCGCAGGATAGTTTTTTGCGTGATATCAATATGCTTTAACGGTATTTAAATTCTTCTTTTTATACCTTTAAAGTCGGTGCCTGCCGGGTGGTTATCCACTGCCCACGGACTGCGCCATCGTCGCTTACTGAGCGGCGTACAGGATGTTCAATGACTTTCGATTACGCTTTTATCCTCAGCACCCTGCCGGCGTTTCTCAAAGCCGTGGGCGTGACGCTGCAGGTCGGCTTTATCGCCATCGGCACTTCGTTGCTGGTGGCGCTGATCAACGCGACGATTCTGGTGTTTCGCACCCCCTACCTGCAACGCCTGGTCGGGTTGTACGTGGAGTTGGCGCGCAACACGCCACTGCTGGTTCAGTTGTTCTTCGTCTACTTCGCCTTGCCGGCCTTGGGCATCAAAGTCTCGGGCTTCGCGGCGGCGATCATCACCATGACGTTTCTCGGCGGCGCCTACCTCACCGAAGTCCTGCGCGCCGGCGTGGAGGCGGTGCCCCAGGCGCAACTTGAGTCAGGTCGCTCCATCGGCCTGTCTCACGGGCAATTGCTGCGCTACGTGATCCTGCCGCAAGCCGGCATCCTCAGCCTGCCGTCGTTGTTCGCCAATTTCATTTTCCTGCTCAAGGAAACCACCGTGGTCTCGGCGGTGGCGGTGCCGGAGATTCTCTACACCACCAAGAGCTATATCGCGCTCTATTACAAAACCTACGAAATGCTCGCCGTGCTGACGCTGATCTGCGTGCTGCTGTTTTTGCCGTTGTCGCTGCTGCTCAGCCGTCTGGAAAGGAGGCTCCAGCATGGCCAGTTCGGGTCTTGAGCTGCTCTGGGTGTCGTTGCCGCAACTGGGCAAGGGCGCTGCGCAAACCCTGTCGATCTCTTTCCTGAGCATCGCCATCAGCACGGTGGGCGGCGTGCTCTACGGCGTGTTGCGCACGCTGAATTCGAAATGGCTGAACGCGATTCTGCGGGTCTATCTGGAACTGTTTCGGGCGATCCCGGTGCTGGTCTGGCTGTACTTGCTGTTCTTCGGTCTGCCGATTTTTTTCGGGCTGAGCATTCCAAGCTTCTGGTGCGCGGTGCTGGTGTTGTCGCTGTGGGGCGCCAGCGAAGTCGGTGAAGTGGTGCGCGGCGCCTTGCATTCATTGCCGCGTGGCCAGCGTGAGGCCGGGTTGTCGATTGGGCTGGATGGCCCGCAACTCTACGGCTACGTGCTGCTGCCTCAAGCCTTGAAGCGCATGACGCCGCCGACCATCAACGTTTACACGCGGATCATCAAGACCAGCTCCCTGGCGGTCCTGATCGGCGTGGTGGACGTGATCAAGGTCGGCCAGCAGATCATCGAACGCACCTACGAATCAGTGCTGATCTACGGCGCGCTGTTCCTGTTTTTCTTTTTCATCTGCTACCCGCTGTCGGCCGCCTCGCGCGTGCTGGAGCGGCGCTGGACGCAAGCATGAGTGCATTGATCGAGTTCAAGGGTTTCAACAAGTTTTTCGGCGAGCAGCAGGTGCTCGACGGCATTGATCTGAAGGTGAAGTCAGGTGAAGTGATCGTCATCCTCGGCCCCAGCGGCTGCGGCAAAAGCACTTTGCTGCGTTGCCTCAACGGCCTGGAAGTGGCTCACAGCGGCAGCTTGAATTTTGCCGGGCGTGAGTTGCTGGACAAGGGCACCGATTGGCGCGAAGTGCGTCAGCAGATCGGCATGGTATTCCAGAGCTATCACCTGTTCCCGCACATGAGCGTGCTCGACAATATATTGCTCGGCCCACTCAAGGTGCAGAAGCGCGAACGCCGTGAAGCCCGTGCTCAGGCTGAAGCGCTGCTCGAGCGTGTCGGTCTGCTGGACAAGCGCGATGCCTTCCCGCGCCAGCTTTCCGGCGGCCAGCAGCAACGCATCGCTATCGTTCGTTCGCTGTGCATGAACCCCAAGGTCATGCTCTTCGACGAAGTCACTGCCGCCCTCGATCCGGAGATGGTCAAGGAAGTGCTCGAGGTGATTCAGGGCCTGGCCCGCGAAGGCATGACGCTGCTGATTGTCACCCATGAAATGGCCTTCGCCCGCGCCGTGGCCGACCGCATCGTGTTCATGGATGCCGGGCGCATTCTTGAGCAAAACCCACCCGAGATTTTCTTTACGAACCCGCAAACCGCACGAGCGCAGCAGTTCCTGGAGAAGTTCTCCTACGTCGCCGCACTACCCAAAACGACTCAAACAAAGGAATTGGAACTGTCATGAAAACTGCCAAGTCTTCTCTGCTGCTGCTCCCGCTGTTCGGCCTGGCGCTGCTCGCAGGCTGCAACAAAACCGAAGAACCGACGAAGCCGAAAGTCGCAAGCGTCAGCACCGCACCGGCCGGTTACCTGGAAAAAATCAAAGCCCGGGACAAGCTGATCGTCGGCGTCTTCACGGATAAACCGCCGTTCGGTTTTGTCGATGAAGCCGGACGCTACGTGGGGTTTGATACCGACATCGGTCGCCAATTCGCCAAGGATCTGCTGGGCGATGAGAACAAGGTCGAGTTCGTTGCAGTGGAGCCGGCGAGCCGGATTCCGTTTCTGCAAAGCGACAAGGTCGACCTGATTCTGGCCAACATGACCGTCACCCCGGAGCGTAAGGACGCGGTGGACTTCACCAACCCGAACCTCAAGGTTGCGGTGCAGGCGTTGGTGCCGCAGGCGAGTTCGGTGAAGAGCCTCGATGACCTGGCGACCCGCACCACTATCGTGACCACGGGCACCACGGCGGATATCTGGCTGACCAAGAATCATCCGGACTGGAAACTGCTGAAGTTCGAGAAAAACTCCGAGTCCCTGCAAGCCCTGGCCAATGGTCGCGGCGATGCTTATGCCCAGGACAATCTGGTGCTGTTCAGCTGGGCCAAGCAGAATCCGGGCTACCGCGTGCTGGAGGAAAAACTGGGGGCCGAAGCACCGATCGCGCCGGCGGTGAAGAAGGGCAATATCGAACTGCGTGATTGGGTGAATGTGGAGTTGGCGAAGTTGGGCGAGGAGAAGTTTTTGCTCAAGCTGTACGACCAGTATGTGCGTAAAGAATTGAGCGATGACACCAAGCCTGAGAGCGTGATTGTCGAGGGAGGGAAGTGGCAGGGGTGAGTCTGACCTTTGCGGCGATCTCTCGGCCGTCATCGCGGGCAAGCCCGCTCCCACAGGGTTTGGTGTGGACACAGATTTTGTGTCCATTGAAGACCATTGTGGGTGGAGGGAAGTGGCAGGGGTGATTCTCTGACCTTTGCGGCGATCTCTCGGCCGTCATCGCGGGCAAGCCCGCTCCCACAGGGTTTGGTTTGGACGCAGATTTTGTGTCCATTGAAGACCATTGTGGGTGGGAGGGAAGTGGCAGGGGTGATTCTCTGACCTTTGCGGCGATCTCTCGGCCGTCATCGCGGGCAAGCCCGCTCCCACAGGGTTTGGTTTGGACGCAGATTTTGTGTTCACTGAAGATCATTGTGGGAGCGGGCTTGCCCGCGATGGCGGTTTATCAGACACCACCTAATCCGGCCAATACCACGCCGGCTCGTCCAGCATCCGCTGCCCGACCATCCCGGTCTGGCCGAAATTCTTCTCCAGCACAATGCAATTGCATTCCGGGTCTTGCTGCAACGCCGAGATCAAGCGCCGCGCATGGGACACCACCCACACCTGACACTGCTCGGACGCTCGAATGATCAACCGCGCCAACGCCGGCAGCAGGTCTGGGTGCAGACTGGTTTCCGGCTCGTTCAACACCATCAGCGTCGGCGGGCGAGGGGTCAGCAGTGCCGCCACCAGCAGCAGATAGCGCAACGTCCCGTCCGATAACTCGGCGGCGGACAACGGTCGCAACAACCCTTCCTGATAAAACTCGATGGCAAACCGTCCGCCCTGCAATGGCGCGATGTTCAGTCGCGCGCCGGGAAAGGCATCGCTGATAGCCGCCTGCAAGGCTTCGGGATCACCGATTTCGATGATGGTCTGCAAGGCTGCCGCCAGGTCGCGACCGTCGTGGTGCAACACCGGCGTGCGGGTGCCCAGTTGCGGTTGGCGAACCGGTGCGTCGGCGTCACTGCGAAAGTGATCGTAGAAGCGCCAGCGACGGATGAACTCACGTAATTCCAGAACCTCCGGTGAAGAACGCAAACTGCCGACCTGATCGAACAGGCTGTCGAAATTCGGCGTGTGCTGGGCCAGTACGTCCCAGCTGCGATTGGCTCGGGCACGGATCATCGGGCCGTCGCGATCCACCAGCAGGCTGGCCGGCCGATAAGTCGGCCCGGCCCAGACGCATTCACGCTTGATTTGCGGGTCGAGGTTGAAGCGTGACGGAATAGGTAAACTGTGTCCGGGCAGCATGAAGTGGCCGTTGGAATCGGGGAGCCCGAGGCTGATCGAGTAGCTGAAATCTTCACCGGCAAACCCCAGGCGCAGGCGTTTGGCGCCGTGTCTCACCGTAGCCTCGACCGGGACGTCACCATTGCGCATCCGTCGGCTGATACTTTCAGGCCCGGCCCAGAAGGTCGAATCCAGCCCACCCTCACGGGCCAACGCATTGACCACCCCGCCCTGAGCGGTTTCCGCCAGCAGGCGCAAGGCGCGATAGAGGTTGGATTTGCCGCTGCCGTTGGGGCCGGTGATCAAGTTCAACCGGCCAAGCGGAATCACCAATTTATTGATCGAGCGGTAATTGGCCACCGCGAGGGTTTTGAGCATGGGTAGCTTCCTGCTGCAGGGTCCGTCATTCTGCCTTATTGTCAGCAACACGGTGATCCCTGTGGCGAGGGGGCTTTTGTGGCGAGCGAGCTTGCTCGCGCTGGGCTGCGAAGCGGCCCCCAAAGTCATTCAATGAGGTGTGTCAGGTAAAACGAGATAGCAGGTTTTGCGTCTGCTGCGCAGCCGAGCGGGAGCAAGCTCCCTCGCCACAACAAACCCCTCCACCACGGGGAATGCAGCAAACCCGTGCACTCGTTGAACCCTGTTCTAAGCTCACAGTCGTATCGTCACTGGCACGTTCGTACAGCGCAAAGGAGTTTGCATGGCGGGTTCCGGATTGAAATTAATGGTTGGCCTGAGCCTCATCGCCTTGCTGACCGCCTGTGGCGATAAAAAGCCCGTCGAGAAGGATCGCCCGCGAGTCTTCGTGCAAGAGGTCAAACCATCGGATTACGCCGCCGCGGTGACACTCACTGGTGACGTCCAGGCGCGGGTACAAACCGAATTGTCGTTCCGCGTGGGCGGCAAGATAATTCAGCGTATGGTCGATGTCGGTGACCGGGTTTCGGCCAAACAAGTGCTGGCCAAACTCGACCCGAAAGACCTGCAAACCAATGTCGACTCGGCCCAGGCTCAGGTCGTGGCCGAACAGGCCCGGGTCAAACAAACCGCCGCCGCCTTCGTTCGCCAGCAAAAACTCCTGCCCAAAGGCTACACCAGCCAGAGCGAATACGATTCCGCCCAAGCCGCCTTGCGCAGCAGTCAGAGCGCATTGACCGCTGCTCAGGCGCAGTTGGCCAACGCCCGTGATCAACTGAGCTACACCGCATTGATTGCCGATGCTCCGGGGGTGATTACCGCGCGCCAGGCCGAAGTTGGCCAGGTGGTGCAAGCCACGGTGCCGATTTTCAGCCTGGCCCGGGACGGCGAGCGTGACGCAGTGTTCAACGTGTATGAATCGCTGCTGGCCGAGCCGCCGTCGGACAGATCGATCGTGGTCAGCCTGCTCGACAACCCGAAGATCAAAACCACGGGCACCGTTCGGGAAGTCACGCCGGCGGTGTCCGCGCAGACCG
The Pseudomonas lini DNA segment above includes these coding regions:
- a CDS encoding response regulator, whose translation is MRVLLVEDESETASLLAKGLSEASYAVDVALNGMDGRRFIESGEYELIILDVMLPGLNGWQLLQQIRKLGDTPVLLLTTKDGIEDRLRGLELHEDDYLLKPFAVSELVKRVRKLLRRDRGR
- a CDS encoding AraC family transcriptional regulator, whose translation is MTEPTSLASWTRALRKQLDALGLDSTALCQQAGLDPQLMDDPNARYPLSATTRLWQIAVQVSGDPAIGLRVSRFVSPTTFHALGYALVASGSLREVFERIVRYHQVVSNALDLELIRTEDRYRFRLKIPQGNPAPAFEAIDAFAAIYVRTCRNRLGRDYAPLAVYLRRPEPADPHQWHKVFRSPVYFNADEDRLEFALLDFESHLDDANPELAEHNETVLKRTLAQLKPLTWERKVRDAIEEQLPEGEPSAECIAHALHLSLRSLQRHLADEGCRFDTLLNESRENLALLHLRDPLCSLGEISYLLGFADTSSFSRAFKRWTGMTPGQFRDGLG
- a CDS encoding amino acid ABC transporter permease — its product is MTFDYAFILSTLPAFLKAVGVTLQVGFIAIGTSLLVALINATILVFRTPYLQRLVGLYVELARNTPLLVQLFFVYFALPALGIKVSGFAAAIITMTFLGGAYLTEVLRAGVEAVPQAQLESGRSIGLSHGQLLRYVILPQAGILSLPSLFANFIFLLKETTVVSAVAVPEILYTTKSYIALYYKTYEMLAVLTLICVLLFLPLSLLLSRLERRLQHGQFGS
- a CDS encoding MetQ/NlpA family ABC transporter substrate-binding protein — its product is MKKVLLFTALAAALTTGLAQAGEKLVVAATPVPHAEILELIKPTLAKEGVDLEIKVFTDYVQPNVQVDQKHLDANYFQTLPYLKNFNEGKGTHLVTVIGVHVEPFGGYSKKVKSLAELKDGATIAIPNEGSNSGRALILLQKAGLIELKDPKNAVATPKDIAKNPHNFKFRELESAMLPRVLDQVDLDMINTNYALDAGLNPAKDALVIEGADSPYVNFLVARPDNKDSVAIQKLAKALTSPEVKAFIAKKYSGAVLPAF
- a CDS encoding alpha/beta hydrolase codes for the protein MRNESIRYLIVPGWQGSPEDHWQTHWQNSLPNSARVEQADWLTPRREDWVAALAEAIAADSTPVILIAHSLGCITVAHWAATAPLPFLRQVRGALLVAPADVERPACAPALRNFAPIPTYLLPFPSQVVSSDNDSAVSAPRALELARQWGAEAGILSGAGHINVKSGHQRWEQGFAYLYRLQNRMEQHALRRA
- a CDS encoding fatty acid desaturase → MDGTSASPQRLNAAQRSAHIREVVLAKGVELRQRYPILNHQDALGAGILAFALVGMIGSAALYITGYMTWWVCLLLNAFFASLTHELEHDLIHSMYFRKQRVPHNLMMGLVWLARPSTINPWVRRHLHLNHHKVSGTEADMEERAITNGEPWGIARLLMVGDNVMSAFIRMLRVNTRAHKFSIIKRSLKVYAPLALVHWGAWYVFLGFHAANGIAHLLGAPIEWTATTLAVMQVIDIAAVVIIGPNVLRTFCLHFVSSNMHYYGDVEPGNVIQQTQVLNPWWMWPLQAFCFNFGSSHGVHHFVVKEPFYIRQMTVPVAHKVMREMGVRFNDFGTFGRANRFVRKESVGAQEVRAARV
- a CDS encoding DUF962 domain-containing protein, encoding MKSLVDHLSQYAAYHRDPRNIASHFIGIPLIVVAVAVLLSRPQWGAGWVSPAVLVAMASAWFYLRLEVRLGVLMTVLLGLCIWAGQVLAQQSTLVWLASGIGMFVLGWAIQFVGHHYEGRKPAFVDDVTGLIVGPLFVVVELAFLLGLRHELKEQIEARVGGVRLRQKNAAV
- a CDS encoding Crp/Fnr family transcriptional regulator; the encoded protein is MDMQVWRSRLDTGQWFSHLPVPLQDSLLAAARIRRLPSGQLLFKRGDPPCGLYAVLEGSVRIGAVSEQGKEALLSLVEAPHWFGEICLFDGQPRTHDAYAVGQCTLLHIPQATLLKLLDQQPEYWRQLALLMSHKLRLTFINLEQLSLMPAPARLAHRLLMIAEGYGEIDPPRRVLQLPQEQLASMLSLSRQTTNQILKDLQGQGILNLRYGEIEILDAERLRALAGI
- a CDS encoding sigma 54-interacting transcriptional regulator, with translation MSLHETFGQPLLTFPDAEKSPLSIRAKALVFVDPRSRQLRQELEQLAPRSISVLIRGETGSGKELLARHIHRASDRGGLFVSVNCGAISPTYADAELFGYAAGSYSGSASSRAGWFGSANGGTLYLDEIGDLPLPIQIKLLAALENHEVTRVGAQQPSPVDVRLVAATSIDLAQAVAAGKFHERLYHYLSEGQLELPALRERVGDILSLAEYFLGIYSQRLDLPVPLISDAAQHLLEQHSWPGNTRELENVIHFALLVSTGDEILPEHLNLPEASVSLVTIEQQLKQILGNGSAAEKDALKKLLKATGLL